One genomic region from Lineus longissimus chromosome 6, tnLinLong1.2, whole genome shotgun sequence encodes:
- the LOC135489749 gene encoding uncharacterized protein LOC135489749 isoform X1 encodes MAKQPYHGRGNVKRANAKHPSFCKNTFETASGALGLVGSCDIMSAAKCTDNMTIGLTNAENNPDDVAGKLCTIRLGDIESCLNTHLLGCSKDSATNVDTMKIRFEKMKANLTHICNSVNGCDNMVQRSLDLTQCFSIDVTDKDQSCSAMSTLLKCVDKFMGDCDLLKKNFIDNIQKVNDQAKKMGCGGSSKTLHSLLWTTMAIVVTISVTI; translated from the exons ATGGCGAAGCAGCCGTATCACGGACGCGGCAACGTAAAACGTGCGAACGCAAAACATCCTTCTTTTTGTAAAAACACATTTGAAACCGCATCAGGAG CCCTTGGTCTGGTTGGATCGTGCGACATCATGTCCGCCGCCAAGTGCACTGACAACATGACCATCGGCCTTACCAACGCCGAAAACAATCCAGATGACGTTGCTGGCAAACTCTGCAC CATTCGTCTTGGTGACATTGAGAGCTGTCTGAATACACACCTGCTCGGATGTTCCAAAGATAGTGCGACCAACGTGGATACCATGAAAATCAGATTCGAAAAGATGAAGGCAAATTTAACTCATATTTGCAACAGTGTGAACG GTTGTGATAACATGGTCCAGCGCTCATTGGATCTCACCCAATGCTTCAGTATAGATGTGACTGATAAAGACCAGAGTTGCAG CGCCATGTCGACACTTTTGAAGTGCGTCGACAAATTTATGGGCGATTGTGACTTGCTGAAGAAAAACTTCATAGACAATATTCAAAAAGTAAATGACCAGGCGAAAAAGATGGGCTGCGGTGGCTCATCGAAAACATTAC attctTTGCTTTGGACTACCATGGCGATAGTGGTAACAATCTCGGTCACGATTTAG
- the LOC135489100 gene encoding signal recognition particle subunit SRP72-like: protein MAQPKEVNLQAFFAELNKYGQNQEYDRALKVANKILQEVHDDEEAFHCKIVCLIHLNRFEDVLTQIRKNPKISGVLMFEKAYCEYRLNRTRDALVTLRFSQSEDLRLKELMAQVLYRLEEYDECYEVYKDLVKHSMDDFEYERETNMSAVMAALQQWTDNDMGDETGLREETFELCYNNACFLIGRGLYKQAEAKLREAEDLCRKTLEEDQDVTEEEIESELGIIHVQLGYAIQCQNRMEEALKLYNQVVKSKPSDSGLAAVASNNIVSINKDQNVFDSKKKIKVATADNLGQKLTREQKKVIELNQCLLFMYMNQGDQCKRTAKNLEAKYPDLDNPILIQAGQLCREKQTNKAAELLQKKVDDSPECSIQIKLTLAQLYLQQQHWYKACNVLKTMGDLSYKPGVVSALVTLYLNGEDEEAASQVLISAVNWYKENDPDSDELIALMRANANFQLKHGSPKEATTMLEELRRRDPKDMKTLAQLISAYSKFDAKKAQLISKDLPSLTEMATDVDVAALESTVSNLTQKYVKKSTKIESPRPGSHGDELIQKKNRKKKKGKLPKNLDGETDPERWLPKRERSYYRGKRKDKRKDIGKGPQGAASGGADAYDASKPAAPSPSASGSDVGSPRPGQAQAGSSSAPAPQGPRQQKPAAASSKKKKKGKSKW from the exons ATGGCGCAACCAAAAGAAGTGAATTTGCAGGCTTTTTTCGCCGAATTAAACAAATATGGGCAAAATCAAGAGTATGATCGGGCTCTTAAAGTAGCAAACAAAA TTCTCCAAGAAGttcatgatgatgaggaggCCTTCCATTGTAAGATTGTCTGTCTCATTCACCTAAATAGATTTGAAGATGTCCTCACACAGATCAGGAAAAATCCTAAAATCAGTGG AGTCTTGATGTTCGAGAAAGCTTACTGTGAATACCGTCTGAACCGAACCAGAGATGCACTGGTAACTTTGAGATTTTCTCAGAGCGAAGATCTTAGGTTGAAGGAACTGATGGCACAAGTG CTCTACCGTCTTGAAGAATATGATGAATGTTACGAAGTCTACAAGGACCTTGTCAAACACTCTATG GATGACTTTGAATACGAAAGAGAGACTAACATGTCTGCTGTAATGGCAGCACTTCAGCAATGGACAGATAATGACATG GGTGATGAGACAGGTCTGCGCGAGGAAACGTTTGAGTTGTGCTACAACAATGCCTGTTTCCTTATTGGGAGGGGCCTTTACAAACAGGCTGAAGCAAAGCTTAGAGAAGCGGAGGATCTCTGCCGAAAAACCCTTGAGGAAGACCAAGATGTCACCGAAGAGGAGATTGAGAGTGAGCTGGGCATTATCCATGTTCAGTTGGGTTATGCCATTCAGTGCCAGAACAGGATGGAAGAGGCCCTCAAGTTGTACAATCAAGTGGTGAAATCAAA ACCTTCCGACTCTGGACTTGCAGCTGTAGCTTCTAATAACATTGTTTCTATCAACAAG GATCAAAACGTTTTCGACTCGAAGAAGAAGATTAAAGTTGCCACCGCTGATAACCTTGGGCAGAAACTCACCAGGGAACAGAAGAAAGTCATCGAGTTGAACCAGTGTTTGCTGTTCATGTATATGAACCAGGGAGACCAGTGCAAGAGAACTGCGAAAAACCTTGAGGCCAAGTATCCAG ACCTGGACAATCCTATCCTCATCCAAGCAGGACAACTCTGCCGAGAGAAACAGACCAACAAGGCAGCAGAATTACTCCAGAAAAAGGTGGACGACAGCCCGGAATGTTCGATCCAAATCAAGCTGACCCTGGCACAGCTTTACCTGCAGCAGCAGCATTGGTACAAGGCTTGCAACGTGTTGAAGACAATGGGGGACTTGAGCTACAAGCCTGGTGTCGTGTCGGCGCTGGTGACGTTGTACCTGAACGGAGAGGATGAGGAGGCCGCATCGCAGGTTCTCATATCTGCTGTCAACTGGTACAAGGAAAACGAT CCTGACTCTGATGAGTTGATTGCTCTGATGAGGGCAAATGCCAACTTCCAGCTGAAGCATGGAAGTCCCAAAGAGGCAACGACGATGCTTGAAGAACTCAGAAG GAGGGATCCAAAGGACATGAAGACCTTAGCCCAACTCATCTCCGCCTATTCAAAGTTTGATGCCAAGAAAGCGCAATT GATAAGTAAAGACCTGCCGTCATTGACCGAGATGGCTACTGATGTTGATGTAGCAGCTTTGGAGTCGACGGTATCCAACTTGACTCAGAAATATGTAAAGAAGTCGACCAAGATCGAGTCTCCTAGACC TGGTTCCCATGGCGATGAACTGATTCAGAAGAAGAATcggaagaaaaagaagggtAAACTTCCCAAGAACTTGGACGGCGAGACTGACCCCGAGAGGTGGCTCCCTAAGCGTGAACGATCGTACTACCGTGGCAAGAGGAAAGATAAGAGGAAGGACATTGGCAAGGGACCCCAGGGTGCTGCCAGTGGTGGTGCCGATGCTTA CGATGCAAGTAAACCAGCTGCGCCCTCCCCATCTGCCAGCGGTAGTGACGTAGGTTCCCCAAGGCCTGGTCAAGCTCAGGCAGGATCAAGCAGTGCACCCGCCCCTCAAGGGCCACGCCAACAAAAACCCGCTGCTGCTTCGagcaagaagaaaaagaaggggaAGTCGAAATGGTAG
- the LOC135489749 gene encoding uncharacterized protein LOC135489749 isoform X2, with the protein MEGKVLDVPLFIACYVILATALGLVGSCDIMSAAKCTDNMTIGLTNAENNPDDVAGKLCTIRLGDIESCLNTHLLGCSKDSATNVDTMKIRFEKMKANLTHICNSVNGCDNMVQRSLDLTQCFSIDVTDKDQSCSAMSTLLKCVDKFMGDCDLLKKNFIDNIQKVNDQAKKMGCGGSSKTLHSLLWTTMAIVVTISVTI; encoded by the exons ATGGAGGGGAAGGTGCTGGATGTTCCTCTCtttattgcatgttacgttaTTCTTGCAACCG CCCTTGGTCTGGTTGGATCGTGCGACATCATGTCCGCCGCCAAGTGCACTGACAACATGACCATCGGCCTTACCAACGCCGAAAACAATCCAGATGACGTTGCTGGCAAACTCTGCAC CATTCGTCTTGGTGACATTGAGAGCTGTCTGAATACACACCTGCTCGGATGTTCCAAAGATAGTGCGACCAACGTGGATACCATGAAAATCAGATTCGAAAAGATGAAGGCAAATTTAACTCATATTTGCAACAGTGTGAACG GTTGTGATAACATGGTCCAGCGCTCATTGGATCTCACCCAATGCTTCAGTATAGATGTGACTGATAAAGACCAGAGTTGCAG CGCCATGTCGACACTTTTGAAGTGCGTCGACAAATTTATGGGCGATTGTGACTTGCTGAAGAAAAACTTCATAGACAATATTCAAAAAGTAAATGACCAGGCGAAAAAGATGGGCTGCGGTGGCTCATCGAAAACATTAC attctTTGCTTTGGACTACCATGGCGATAGTGGTAACAATCTCGGTCACGATTTAG